A window from Enterocloster bolteae encodes these proteins:
- a CDS encoding methylglyoxal synthase has translation MDYLPMTIRRQKNIALIAHDQKKRELIQWCGEHKDILSRHFLCGTGTTARMITDATNLPVKGYNSGPLGGDQQIGAKIVEGKIDFVIFFSDPLTAQPHDPDVKALLRIAQVYDIPIANNKASADFMITSPLMDEEYEHDVVNFRQNIADRANTL, from the coding sequence ATGGATTATTTACCTATGACAATACGCAGACAGAAGAACATTGCCCTGATTGCCCACGACCAGAAGAAACGGGAACTGATACAGTGGTGCGGGGAACATAAGGATATACTGTCCAGGCATTTCCTGTGCGGGACCGGCACAACGGCCCGTATGATTACGGATGCAACCAACCTGCCTGTAAAGGGGTATAACAGCGGCCCCTTGGGCGGCGACCAGCAGATCGGGGCCAAGATTGTGGAGGGAAAAATTGATTTTGTGATTTTCTTTTCCGATCCGCTGACAGCGCAGCCCCACGATCCGGATGTTAAGGCTTTGTTAAGGATTGCCCAGGTGTATGATATTCCCATTGCAAATAACAAGGCCAGTGCGGATTTCATGATTACTTCTCCCCTTATGGATGAAGAATACGAGCATGATGTGGTTAATTTCAGACAGAATATTGCTGACAGGGCAAATACCCTTTAG